The Planctomycetota bacterium nucleotide sequence TCCGGACATTCCGGCTGTCGGTGTGGACTTCGATCCGGACCAGTTTGCCGACACGCTGGCAGAGGCTGGGGTGGACTCGGTGACGTGCTTTGCCAGGTGTCATCACGGGCACGTCTACTACCCGACGGAGCGGTTTGCGGACCTCGTGCATCCGCACTTGCAGCGGCCGAACCTGCTGGGCGAGCAGATCGAGGCGTGTCACGCGCGGGGCATTCGCGTGCCGATCTACATCACCGTCCAGTGGGACCACCTTCAGAGCCGGCGGCACCGCGACTGGATCATGGTCGACGAGAACGGAGCCGACGTCGGCGGGAAGCCGCTGACGCCCGGGTTCTACCACTTCCTGGACGTGTCGCACCCGGGCTATCGGCGTTTTCTGTTCGACATGGTGGCGGACCTCGTCGCGAACGTGCCGGCAGTGGATGGGTTCTTCTTCGACATCACACAGAGCCGGTTCTCCTATGCGTCGCACTGGCTTGAAACCCTTCGCGAGCGCGGGCTGGACGTGAAGAGCGAGCACGACCGCGACCAGTTCGCACGCGACGTGATGGACACGTGGAAGCGCGAGATGACGGCGTTCATCCGCGAGCTTCCGGGTTGCAAGAGCGAGGAGACGACAATCTTCTACAACGCCGGGCACGTCGGCCCGAAGGACCGCGTGGCGGCGGAGGCGTTCACGCACTTCGAGCTCGAGTCGTTGCCATCGGGCGGCTGGGGATACATGCACTTTCCGACGGCCGCCCGGTACGCGCGGACACTGGGCAATCCGATTCTGGGGATGACCGGCAAGTTCCACACGACCTGGGGCGACTTCGGCTCCCTCAAGAATCGCCCCGCGCTCGACTTCGAGTGCCTGCAGATGGCGGCCCACGGTGCGGTCTGTTCCGTCGGCGATCAGCTGCACCCGCGCGGCACGCTCGATCCGGCGACATATCGGCTCATCGGCGAGACCTACGCGAAGGTGCAACGCGTCGAGCCGTGGTGCACGGGCAGCACGCCGGTCACGGAGATCGCACTCGTCACGCCCGAAGGCATGACCGGCCCGGGCGTCGGCGGAGCGGCCCAGGGCGGAAAGCTTCCCGAGGCGATCGCCGCCGCAAACCGAGTCCTGCAGGAGCTCGCATTCCAGTTCAGCATCGTCAGCGATGCCGACGACCTGTCGCCCTACCGACTCGTCATCATTCCAGAGGGTGTTCCGCTCGTCGGCGAGCTCGCGCAGAAGCTGGAGGCCTACCACGACGCGGGCGGGACGCTGGTCTTGATCGCACCGGACGGTGCGCAGTGCGATCCGGGCTTCCTCGCCGATGTCTTTTCCGTCGAAGTCGACGGAGACGCGGCGACTGCTCCGGAGTTCGTTCGTCTCGGCAAAGGCTTCGCGACCGACCTCGACGCGTCGGCGTACGTCATGTATCGACGCGGCAGAAAGCTTTCGCAGCTCGAAGGGTCGAAGGTGCTGGCATCGAGCGAGCCGGCGTACTTCGACCGGACGGCCGAGCACTTCTGCTCGCACCAGCACGCCCCGAGCACGATGGTCGAGACCAACCCGGCCATCCTCCGCTCGCGTCACGGCCGAGCGATCACGTTCGCTCATCCGCTGTTTCTGACGCACTTCGACAATGCCGCTCGGTGGTGCAAAGTGATGCTCGCAACCGCGATCGAGTTGATCATGCCGGGCCGCCTCGTTCGACACGACGGCCCGTCGACGCTGCTGTGCCACCTGACCCACCAGCCGCAAGAGCAACGGCGAGTCCTGCACCTGCTGCACTACGTGCCCGAGCGACGTGGCAAAGAGTTCGACGTCATCGAAGACGTACTGCCTCTTCACAATCTGACCGTGTCGATCGAGGCCGACAAGGCGGTGGCGGCCACGCTCCAGCCGGAGGGCATGAAACTGCATACCGACTACGCCGACGGGCGACTGTCGGTCCGCGTGCCGAAGCTCGAAGGCCACGCGATGATCGTGCTAGACGACTGACGTCGTCCGTCACGCGAGCGTCGCTAGATGATCGGCGAGCGGTGTGCCGTCTTTGCTTGTGCCGCAGAGATGGACGGTGATGCCCATCGCCTTCGCGGCAGCGGCTTTGGCGGCGAGGGCGCGGTCGGCGGATGACGCATCGTCGGCGTAGACGAGTTGGATGTGGTTGGCCTGGTGCTGGGCCATCATCTGGTCGCGCGTGACGCCGTACGTCACGCCGTGCATGATCGGCCACTGCGGGGTCGTGTTGTCCCAGCGACGCTGCGTCTCTTCGATCGGCAGGTCGATCGCCTTGCTGCGGCCGATGTCCATGTGGAGCGCGTCGTCCGCGACGTAAATGCGAGACCAGACGCACTCGCCGGCCTTGCTGATGCCCTTGATCGTCCCGCCGCCGAGTCGGAAGTACATGGGCGGCTGACGCTCGCTGGTCGCGTCACGCCAGCCGTTGGGGAAGTGCGTCGGCGGAACGCTACCGCTGATCTCGAAGACCCAGACGTACTCGTCGGTCGTGCCGCTCTTGTCCGGGTCGCCCCACCGCAGGTCGTGCAGCGTGTTGTCGGGCTGCATGCCCATCGCCCGCCAGATGCGATCGGTCAGCAGGCCGTCGAGGCCGGCGCATTCGTCGACTTCGTTGAAGTGCGGGATCGGCCGGCCGTCGAAAATGACGTCGCCGGCGGCGTTCTTGACCGGCGGACGCACAGAGCAGTTGAGTGTGCCTTCGACGAGGTCGCTCGCCGGGGCGAGGTCTTTCAGGCCCTGCTGGTACTGGATGCCGATGGTGTCGCAGCCGAAGTCGTCGGCGATGCGGCAGGCAGCGATGTACATGCGGCACTGCTGCTTGACCTGGTTCTCCGTGAGATCGTCCACTTCGTTCGGGCCGAATTGGAAGTTGATGCCGGCCTGCTTGTACCAGTCGAAGCACGCCTCGGCCTCGTCGTCGGTGACCTCCTGCATGCCCGCGTAGAGCGCGGACTGGCTGAGACGCTCCTTGTAGACGCCGGTCGGATTGAGCAGGTGGTCCGGGATGATCGCGTTGAACATGCCCATGCACCCTTCGTCAAAGACGCCCATGATCGCCGGCTTGGCCTGAAGCTCGGCCGCGACGGCTTCGCCGAGTTCCTTCTCGGCTTGCGGAAGCTTGCCGAGTGGTGTGACGTGCGAGGTGTCGTGGCCGACGCTGCCGGTATCGAGCCACGTCTTGACTTGGTTGCGGAAGCCCTCCTCCTCAAACGACTCGGCCCAGAGCAGCGAGTACGCCTTGCCCGCCTTGGTGAGCGAGCCGCGTAGATTGAGCGCGCCGACCAACCCCGGCCACGTGCCTGACCAGTTGGCCAGGATCAGGATCGGCCCGCGATGCCGCAGGAGGCCAGGCATCAGGTGGTGGCTGTACTGCCAGACGGCCTCGGCGACGACGAGCGGTGCGTCGGGGTGAATGCCAGCGAAGACCTCTCGGCCGCGCTTCTGGCTGTTGATAAAGCCGTGGCTGCCGTGCGGCGTCTCAATCGTGCCGTGGGCCCGCTGGAGCCTCCACCCGAATGCTTTGAATGCGTCAGTAGCGTCGGATTCGAGCTCCTGCTGAGCGGCCCAGCAGACGGCGTTGGCGGTATCGCGCAGGTCGCCGTTGGCGATGAGTAGAGCAGTCTTTTCGGGAATCGAGGCGGGCTGGGGAAGGGTCGGTGTCTGGTAACTCATGGTAATCGGTTATGGGGGACCTCCACCATAACAGACTTGTCAAAACGCGTCACCCGGCCGCCACGCTGCGTCGGTAGCTTTCGACTTCCCACGTCTCGATGAAGCGTCGGTGGGCGTCGCTCATGTGCCGAACCCCGCCGAGTGCGTCGGCGTCGTGGAGGATCGCCGCGGCGTCGAGCCAGAGGTCGCGCGTCGTCGTGGCAAGCTTGTCCGTCTCTCGAAAGGCGACCAAACCCGCGCCGGCAACGAGCGCGGCCCAGGGTTCGAAGCCCGTCCTGGCGACGTAGTCCGCGTGGGCCTTGGCGAAGTCATCCGGTACCTCGAGCCACATCGGAACGGCCCGGCAGTAGACGATGTGGTCCGGCGTCAACGCCCCGGCCAGTGCAGCTTCGGTCAAGCGCGGGTTCGTCACGACTCGAGCGATCGGCGGCGACGCGTCCGTGACAACTCTGAAGGCCGGATCGAACGCCTCCGCTGCCTTGGCCGAGTCGATGAGCTTGGCGGCGTCGAGTTGTGCGGGCTTGTCGGGCGTTGGCAGCAGGTCGTCCAGCGGCGCGATGACATCGCGTGTGATGCGATCGATCGACGACGCACTGTCACCGGCGACGATCAGGCCGTGGTTTTCGAGGAAGATCGCATCG carries:
- a CDS encoding alpha-amylase family protein, with product MSMPSPGNERLQLRRRQIHLDFHTSPDIPAVGVDFDPDQFADTLAEAGVDSVTCFARCHHGHVYYPTERFADLVHPHLQRPNLLGEQIEACHARGIRVPIYITVQWDHLQSRRHRDWIMVDENGADVGGKPLTPGFYHFLDVSHPGYRRFLFDMVADLVANVPAVDGFFFDITQSRFSYASHWLETLRERGLDVKSEHDRDQFARDVMDTWKREMTAFIRELPGCKSEETTIFYNAGHVGPKDRVAAEAFTHFELESLPSGGWGYMHFPTAARYARTLGNPILGMTGKFHTTWGDFGSLKNRPALDFECLQMAAHGAVCSVGDQLHPRGTLDPATYRLIGETYAKVQRVEPWCTGSTPVTEIALVTPEGMTGPGVGGAAQGGKLPEAIAAANRVLQELAFQFSIVSDADDLSPYRLVIIPEGVPLVGELAQKLEAYHDAGGTLVLIAPDGAQCDPGFLADVFSVEVDGDAATAPEFVRLGKGFATDLDASAYVMYRRGRKLSQLEGSKVLASSEPAYFDRTAEHFCSHQHAPSTMVETNPAILRSRHGRAITFAHPLFLTHFDNAARWCKVMLATAIELIMPGRLVRHDGPSTLLCHLTHQPQEQRRVLHLLHYVPERRGKEFDVIEDVLPLHNLTVSIEADKAVAATLQPEGMKLHTDYADGRLSVRVPKLEGHAMIVLDD
- a CDS encoding fucose isomerase; its protein translation is MSYQTPTLPQPASIPEKTALLIANGDLRDTANAVCWAAQQELESDATDAFKAFGWRLQRAHGTIETPHGSHGFINSQKRGREVFAGIHPDAPLVVAEAVWQYSHHLMPGLLRHRGPILILANWSGTWPGLVGALNLRGSLTKAGKAYSLLWAESFEEEGFRNQVKTWLDTGSVGHDTSHVTPLGKLPQAEKELGEAVAAELQAKPAIMGVFDEGCMGMFNAIIPDHLLNPTGVYKERLSQSALYAGMQEVTDDEAEACFDWYKQAGINFQFGPNEVDDLTENQVKQQCRMYIAACRIADDFGCDTIGIQYQQGLKDLAPASDLVEGTLNCSVRPPVKNAAGDVIFDGRPIPHFNEVDECAGLDGLLTDRIWRAMGMQPDNTLHDLRWGDPDKSGTTDEYVWVFEISGSVPPTHFPNGWRDATSERQPPMYFRLGGGTIKGISKAGECVWSRIYVADDALHMDIGRSKAIDLPIEETQRRWDNTTPQWPIMHGVTYGVTRDQMMAQHQANHIQLVYADDASSADRALAAKAAAAKAMGITVHLCGTSKDGTPLADHLATLA
- a CDS encoding class II aldolase/adducin family protein produces the protein MSTPVDELVAISRRYGSDPAFVLAGGGNTSFKTDDRLFVKASGHALATIGADGFVELDRDRLAELLDADLPDEPKAREAAFVERVMAARVYPDKGQRPSVEALLHHLMPQPFVVHTHATKVNAVTCCVRGEAITQDLFGSRVVWQPYVDPGFILAGALRTSLAKQPGADAIFLENHGLIVAGDSASSIDRITRDVIAPLDDLLPTPDKPAQLDAAKLIDSAKAAEAFDPAFRVVTDASPPIARVVTNPRLTEAALAGALTPDHIVYCRAVPMWLEVPDDFAKAHADYVARTGFEPWAALVAGAGLVAFRETDKLATTTRDLWLDAAAILHDADALGGVRHMSDAHRRFIETWEVESYRRSVAAG